Sequence from the Nocardiopsis sp. YSL2 genome:
GGGCAGGATCCGCGTGCTGCTGCCGGTGGCGACACCGCCGCTGGCGGCCGACGACGAGTTGTTCGTCGACGCCGACACCCTGGGCACCTTCGAGGTTCGGGTGGGTTCGCAGGTTTAAGGTCTGACCGAAACCAGGCACGGCGCGCCGCCGTGCCTGTTCACGGTGTGAACTCCCAGTGCCAGGGCTCGAAGCCGTCGCGTGCCCAGGACGGGTTGTGCCACCCGTAGCCCGGCGCGGTGGCCAGCATCCACTCGTGTTCGGGGGTGCCGACCCGGTGCACGCCCCCGCAGAGGTCCACGGCCAGGCCCAGCCCGTGCTGGCTCGTGCCGGGCCGGGCGGCCATGCCCGGCAGCATCTGCTCGAACAGGCGCACCTGCTCGTGGTACGGGCGGTAGGAATCGGCCACGCACATCTGCCGACCGAACTCCGACCGGAACGCCCCGTCCAGTTCGATGAAGGCCTGCGCCGCGTCCGCCCGCAGCCGTTCACCGGGCTGGGGGAGCGGGCACAGCAGGGTCTCGGGGATCCGTCCGTTCGCGTGGGCGGCCGCGGAGCCGTCGGCGGCGGCGCAGCCGTGGTCACCGGAGGCGGGAGCTCCGGACGAGCCCTGGGCGGCGGTCCCGGGCAGCGCGGCGGCCGTCCGCGCGTTCGCCAGGGCCTCCTCGCGCCGCTCCTCCTCGGCGTCGGTGTCCCGCTCCTCGGCGAGCCGGGCCTCCAAACGGGTCTGCTCCTCCACCAGGGTGCGGACGTACCCCTCCTGCTCCGCGACCGCGGACTCGGCCTCCTCACGGGCCGTCCGCGCGGCCTCGGCCGCCTCGGCCTGCTCCTGCTCCACCGTCTCGGCGGCGTCGGCGAGCGTGCTCGTGGCGATCCGCGCGGCCTCGGCCCGCTCCGTGTCGGCGGACCTGTGCTCGCTGAGCAGCGTCAGGTAGGCGCCGCGTTCGAGGAGCTCGCTCGGCCCGTTCGGGCCGGTCCAGGCGTGCACCATGCTCAGATCGCCGCCCATGTACGCCGTGGCGGCCTGCTGAGCGGCGGCCGTGCGCACCCGGTCGCGGTGCCCGTCCGCGCTCTCCGCGCGCTCCTCGGCGGCCTCGC
This genomic interval carries:
- a CDS encoding D-alanyl-D-alanine carboxypeptidase family protein, whose protein sequence is MVLPLGTAVVLALTSAAPGAADPDAAPEAELGDVRVELAELRSGMESLRRTATERIERYQRESTRLAELTEAREAAEERAESADGHRDRVRTAAAQQAATAYMGGDLSMVHAWTGPNGPSELLERGAYLTLLSEHRSADTERAEAARIATSTLADAAETVEQEQAEAAEAARTAREEAESAVAEQEGYVRTLVEEQTRLEARLAEERDTDAEEERREEALANARTAAALPGTAAQGSSGAPASGDHGCAAADGSAAAHANGRIPETLLCPLPQPGERLRADAAQAFIELDGAFRSEFGRQMCVADSYRPYHEQVRLFEQMLPGMAARPGTSQHGLGLAVDLCGGVHRVGTPEHEWMLATAPGYGWHNPSWARDGFEPWHWEFTP